CAGCGAGTTCAGGCAGGACGACTTGCCGGCGCCGGTCGCGCCGGCGATCAGGATGTGCGGCATCTTCGCGAGGTTGGCCACCACGAAGCCACCCTCGATGTCCTTGCCGAGCGCCACCACCATCGGGTGGTGGTCGCTGGTCGCGGCGCGGGAGCGCAGCACGTCGCCGAGCGCCACGTTCTCCGGGTCGGTGTTGGGGATCTCCACGCCGACCGCGCTCTTGCCGGGGATCGGGCTGAGGATCCGCACGTCCGGCGACTTCACCGCGTACGCGATGTTGCGGGAGAGCTGGGTGATCCGCTCGACCTTGACGGCCGGGCCCAGCTCGACCTCGTAGCGGGTCACCGTCGGGCCCCGGGTGAAGCCGGTGACCGCGGCGTCCACCCCGAACTGGTCGAAGACGCCGGTCAGCGCGGCGATCACCTCGTCGTTGGCCTTGCTCCGGGTCTTCGGCGCGGCACCGCCGCTGAGCATGTTGGCCGGCGGCAGGGTGTAGTCGCCGGCCAGCCCGTTGAGTTCGAGCTGCTCGGCGCGGGTGGGCAGCGGCGAGTGCTCCGGCGGCTCGACCGGCTTGCGGCTGGCGGGCACCTTCGACGGGGGCTTGCGCGGGATGACCAGGGTGTCCTGGAGGTCGACGCCATCCACGTCGGCGTCCGGGTCGTCCGGGTCCAGCGGTGGCGGCAGCCGCTTGGCCGGCCGCTTGCGGGCCGGCTTCTCCACCACCACGACCTCGGTCTCGTCGTCGGCGACCTCGGGGGGTGCGACCAGCGTGCCGGCGAGCAGCCCGAGCCGCTCGGGGATCTTGTTGATCGGGGTGGCGGTCACCACCAGCAGCCCGAAGACCAGCAGCAGGATCAGCAGCGGCACCGCCACCCAGGCGGTCAGCCCCGCCTCCAGCAGGTCGCCGATGCCCGCGCCGACCAGGCCGCCGGCGTAGTCGCGCTGGACGGCGTCGACCGGGTCCTGTCCGATGTGCAGCATCGCCGCGGTGGCGACCAGCATGGACCCCCAGCCGACCAGGCCACGGCCGCGGTGTGCGGGGTCGGCGGGGGTGCGCATCAGCCGCCAGGCACCGATCATCAGCAGCACCGGGACGACGATCGCGATCGCGCCGAGGAAGAGCCGGACGGTGTCGGCCAGCCGGGCGCCGACCGGGCCGGCGCCGCCGAACCAGATGGCCACCGCGCTGAGGATGGCGAGGCCGAACACCAGCAGCCCGCCGCCGTCGCGGCGGTGCTCCGGGTCGAGGTCGCGGGCCGAGGCGACCTGCCGGCCGGCGCCGCGTACCGCCCAGCCGACGCCGTGGGCCAGGCCCATCCAGACCGCGCCGACCGCGCGTCCGACGTAGACGGCCGGGCCGCTGCGGGCCACGGGTCGCCGCCGGGCCGGGGCCCGGGTGGTCTTCTTCGCCGGTTGGCGGGCACGACTGTTGGTCGCGCCGCGCGGCGACGCGCCGCGTCGCCGGCTCGCCTGAGAGGTACGGCCCGCCATAGAGTCACCGTAACGGCGTCACCCGGCAGAACGCCGCTTTTCCGGGTCGTGTCCGCGCGTCGCACCAGCGGACCGCGCCGTCGGTGTGTTATTCGCCTCAGAAGGGATGCCCCATGGCGTCGCCGGAGATCGAGGACGGTCCGGACGGCCCCCTGGCCGGACACCCGCAGGTGCTGCGTCCGCTGACCCACGAGCTGATCGCCGCGGTGCTGGCCAACCGGGGGTACGCGATCGGTGTGGACGACAACGGCGACCTGGTGGGCCGCTGGGAGGACAACCTGATCTGGTTCCACCGTCGGGGCAGCGCCGGTGAGCTGCTCCAGGTCCGCACCGTCACCGGCCCGCGCTTCGGCATCGAGCAGGTCCCCACCCTCTACGCCTTCTGCAACGGGTGGAACCACGACCGGCTGCTGCCCAAGGCGTTCGTGCACGTGGACGACGACGGCCGGGCGCAGGTGATCGGCGAGGTCATCACCGACCTGGAACGCGGGGTGACGCCGCACCAGCTCGACCAGCTGATCGACTGCGGCATCGCCACCGGGTGCCAGCTCGCCGCCGAGGTGGGCCGGCTGGCCGGCGGGGCGGACCGGTGACCACCTCCCGCGACCAGCGGCTCGCCGACGCCCTGGCCGACGCCCGGGACCTGCCCGACGGCGCGGCCCGCTGCGCGGAGCTGGAACGGATCGCCGCGCAGGCCGACGCGACCGGCGACCCGGGCACCGCGCTGGCCGCCCGACTGGCGCTGGTCGAGGCGTACCTGCACGGCGGCCAGCGGTGGCGGCTGCTCGACCCGGTGCGCCGAGTCGTGGACACGCTGGACCGGACGCCGGGGCTGCGCGCCGACCGCCCCGAGCTGGCCGACACCCTGCACCGCCATCAGCGGTACGCCGTCGAGGCGTTCCTCGGCACCCCCCGGGTCGGCCTGGACCAGGCCCGGTCCCTCCTGGCCGACCTGGCCGACCGGCTCGGCCCCGACGCCGGGCCGGTCGCCGAACTGCGCTGCCGGATCGCCGACCACCTCGGTGACGAGCCGACCGCCCGCCGGGCGTACGACCGCTGGCGCTCCGCCCCGGACGGGTCCGCTCCCGTGGACGGTTGCCCCGGCTGTGCGCCGGCCCGGCGGGCGGAACTGCGCGCCGGGTGGGGCGAGCACGCCGAGGCGTTGGCCGAGCTGCGGCCGGTGCTCGCCGGCGAGGTGGGCTGCACCGACCAGCCGGAACGGGCGCTGGTCGGGGCGCTGCTGCCGTGGCTGCGCAGCGGCGAACCGGACCGGGCGGCCCGGGCGCACGTGCGGGCGTACCGCCGGCACCGGCGGGAACGGGCGGCGTTCCCGCTGCTCGCCGCGCACCTGCGGTTCTGCGCGGTGGGTGGGCACCTGGACCGGGGGCTGGACATCCTCGCCGAGCAGCTGCCCCGGCTGGACGACCCGTACGACGACCTCTCCGCGATGGAGTTCGCGGCGGCGGGGGCGCTGCTGTGCGGGTTGGCCGTCGACGCCGGGCTCGGCGGGCGGCGGCTGCACCGGCCCGGGCACGGCGCCCGCCCGGCCGCCGAGGTGGACACCGCGACGCTCGGCGCCGACCTGCTCGCCGTCGCCACCGAGCTGGCCGGCAGCTTCGACGCCCGCAACGGCACCGGTCACCAGTCCGGGCGGATCGCCTCCTGGCTGGCCGAACGGCCGCTGGCCGAGGTGGTGCCGCTGCCGGCCGGGGACGCGCCCGACGAGTGGCCCGACCCGGCCGGGCCGGCCGACGACCCCACGCCGGCCGAGGACGAGCCGGCCCCGCTCAGTCTCGCCCTGGTCACGTCCGCCCTGGACCGGCGCGGCGACGGCTACGCGGTAGAGCCGGACGGCACGGTGGTCGGCCGGTGGGGCGAGGCGGTCATCCAGTTCCGCCGGCTGGGGCGGCGCGGGGAGGTGCTGCACGCCCGGGTGGTGGCGACCCGCCGGCTGGCCGCGGGTCGGCTCGCCGAGGCGTACGCCTTCTGCAACGCCTGGAACCACGACCGGCTGCTGCCCAAGGCGTACGTGCACGATCCGGGGGACGGCACGCTGGTGCTGGCCGGGGACGTCACCACCGACCTGGCGCACGGGGTGGCCCCGACCCAGCTCGTGGTGCTGCTCACCGCGACCGTCAGCACCGGCGTCGCGTACGCCGAGGCGGTGGCGGCGCTGCCCTGAGCGCGTACCCCCGGGGTGTGGCGCGGCCCCCGACCACCGGGCGGTGGTGGACGGGGGCCGCGGTCGAGGGACGTCGGGCGGGCCCGGCGTCGGTCAGCGGGCGGAGAACGCCAGGGTGTAGTCGCCGGTGCCGGCCAGCCCGACCACCCGGTAGCGGTAGACGCCGGCCGGGGTGTCGGCGGTCAGCCGGGCCGGCCCGTCGGTGGTGTCGGCGCGGGCCACGGTGCGGAACCCGGCGGCGGTGAAGCGTTGCAGCTCCAGCGCGGCCAGCACCCCGTCGGGCGCCTCCAGGCACGCCTCCTGGGTGCCGGCGTCGGCCCGGAACCAGCGGCCGTCCGGCTGGTTCTGCGCCCGCCCCGCGGCGACCTGCCCGGTACGGCTCACCTGGCCGGTGCACTCGCCCGGATCGCCGACCGGCGGCGTGCTGGGCGCGGTGGTGGCCGGCGGGGCGGTGGCGGGCGGCTCGGCCGGGGCCGCCGGGCCGTTCGCGGTCACCAGGGTCAGGTTGTTGCGCTGGAGGATCTCGGTGACCGGCTGGAAGAAGGTCACCCCGCCCTGGGTGCAGTCGCCGGAGCCGCCGGAGGTGACGCCCTGCGCCTGGTCGCCG
This genomic interval from Micromonospora sp. CCTCC AA 2012012 contains the following:
- a CDS encoding FtsK/SpoIIIE family DNA translocase, with protein sequence MAGRTSQASRRRGASPRGATNSRARQPAKKTTRAPARRRPVARSGPAVYVGRAVGAVWMGLAHGVGWAVRGAGRQVASARDLDPEHRRDGGGLLVFGLAILSAVAIWFGGAGPVGARLADTVRLFLGAIAIVVPVLLMIGAWRLMRTPADPAHRGRGLVGWGSMLVATAAMLHIGQDPVDAVQRDYAGGLVGAGIGDLLEAGLTAWVAVPLLILLLVFGLLVVTATPINKIPERLGLLAGTLVAPPEVADDETEVVVVEKPARKRPAKRLPPPLDPDDPDADVDGVDLQDTLVIPRKPPSKVPASRKPVEPPEHSPLPTRAEQLELNGLAGDYTLPPANMLSGGAAPKTRSKANDEVIAALTGVFDQFGVDAAVTGFTRGPTVTRYEVELGPAVKVERITQLSRNIAYAVKSPDVRILSPIPGKSAVGVEIPNTDPENVALGDVLRSRAATSDHHPMVVALGKDIEGGFVVANLAKMPHILIAGATGAGKSSCLNSLLVSILTRATPDEVRLLLIDPKRVEMTGYEGIPHLVTPIVTNAKKAADSLDWVVREMDMRYDDLAANGVRHIDDFNRKVRNGEIKAPPGSEREMRPYPYLLVIVDELADLMMVAPRDVEDSVVRITQLARAAGIHLVLATQRPSVDVVTGLIKANVPSRLAFATSSLADSRVILDQPGAEKLLGRGDGLFLPMGASKPVRIQGAWVTEREIADVVKFCKDQREPEFRPDVLAPAQESKKKIDEDIGDDLDLLVQAVELVVTSQFGSTSMLQRKLRVGFAKAGRLMDLMETRGVVGPSEGSKARDVLVKPDELEEVLVGLRGAED
- a CDS encoding type III secretion system chaperone family protein, which translates into the protein MASPEIEDGPDGPLAGHPQVLRPLTHELIAAVLANRGYAIGVDDNGDLVGRWEDNLIWFHRRGSAGELLQVRTVTGPRFGIEQVPTLYAFCNGWNHDRLLPKAFVHVDDDGRAQVIGEVITDLERGVTPHQLDQLIDCGIATGCQLAAEVGRLAGGADR
- a CDS encoding YbjN domain-containing protein; amino-acid sequence: MTTSRDQRLADALADARDLPDGAARCAELERIAAQADATGDPGTALAARLALVEAYLHGGQRWRLLDPVRRVVDTLDRTPGLRADRPELADTLHRHQRYAVEAFLGTPRVGLDQARSLLADLADRLGPDAGPVAELRCRIADHLGDEPTARRAYDRWRSAPDGSAPVDGCPGCAPARRAELRAGWGEHAEALAELRPVLAGEVGCTDQPERALVGALLPWLRSGEPDRAARAHVRAYRRHRRERAAFPLLAAHLRFCAVGGHLDRGLDILAEQLPRLDDPYDDLSAMEFAAAGALLCGLAVDAGLGGRRLHRPGHGARPAAEVDTATLGADLLAVATELAGSFDARNGTGHQSGRIASWLAERPLAEVVPLPAGDAPDEWPDPAGPADDPTPAEDEPAPLSLALVTSALDRRGDGYAVEPDGTVVGRWGEAVIQFRRLGRRGEVLHARVVATRRLAAGRLAEAYAFCNAWNHDRLLPKAYVHDPGDGTLVLAGDVTTDLAHGVAPTQLVVLLTATVSTGVAYAEAVAALP